The Piliocolobus tephrosceles isolate RC106 chromosome 3, ASM277652v3, whole genome shotgun sequence genome has a window encoding:
- the LOC111552903 gene encoding uncharacterized protein LOC111552903: MSRRAEPCDAEERPPRPAQAVAPQSRQPPPSPERPRPRPSRPPRCRHSPRRRPAWPALPLAPFSFLRLLSSLLFPGRLFLLFHTRSRPSSSFGGVPGLEFRPAAPLHLWRAPLLFAWAPGAGVTHSRLPAARNRTRTEKERLNCSR, translated from the coding sequence ATGTCCCGTAGAGCCGAGCCCTGCGACGCGGAGGAGCGGCCACCGAGACCAGCGCAAGCCGTGGCGCCCCAATCCCGGCAGCCCCCGCCGAGCCCTGAGCGCCCGCGGCCCCGCCCCTCCCGGCCCCCGCGCTGCAGACACTCCCCGAGGCGCCGCCCGGCCTGGCCCGCGCTCCCGCTCGCCCCCTTCTCTTTCCTCcgccttctttcctctcttctcttccctggacgcctcttccttctcttccacaCGCGCAGccgcccctcctcttccttcggAGGCGTCCCCGGGCTAGAATTTCGCCCCGCGGCTCCCCTCCACCTCTGGCGCGCGCCCCTCCTCTTTGCTTGGGCTCCCGGGGCCGGGGTGACTCACAGTCGGCTCCCCGCTGCACGGAACCGGACCAGGACCGAGAAGGAGCGTCTTAATTGCAGTCGTTAG